The region ATCAACAATATTTCTGGTTGGTTCTGTTAGTCTTGGGAGTAGGCATCTTTATTACCGTATTGAGTACGGTAGTGGCTACCTGGAGATTCCTGAGAACGAATGTTGACGATTTATATTATTCATAAAAATGAGCAATAAAACAAATAAATTTTCCGCAGCGGACTTCGGAAAAGAAACAGAAACTTCCAAAGAAAATACGTTTTACTTCGGAAAAGAAAACTTTAAATGGATGTTAATTGGTTTAGCATGTATTGTGGTTGGATTTCTTTTAATGATGGGACCGGACGCGAATACAGTAGATGGAAAATTCGATCCGAATTCCTGGAATGACGGTATCTTTTCTATCCGCAGAATCAGAATTGCACCTATGCTTGTAGTCATTGGTTTTGCCATAGAGGTATACGCGATTTTGAAAAAAAAATAAATATGTTTCTAAAGTAAATGACATAACAGCTTTGTCAAGGTTTTGAACTTTGACAAAGTTTTTTTTGATAAAATAATAAATTATGGATCTTATACATACTATTATCCTTGCGATCGTAGAAGGATTAACAGAGTTCTTACCAATATCTTCAACTGCTCATATGAAGATTGTGGATTTTCTTACCAATGCAAAGGAAGATTCTTTTCGCAATATGTTTGAAGTTGTGATTCAGTTAGCAGCTATCTTAGCGGTTGTTGTACTCTATTGGAAAAAATTCTTCAATTTTAAAAACATACATTTTTATCTGATGCTTTTGGTAGCCGTAATTCCAGCCTTGGTTTTCGGTGCTTTGTTGAAAAAACATATTGATGCTGCATTAGAAAATATGTGGGTTATAGCAACAGTGATGATCTTGGGAGGTTTTGTCCTGGTTTTTATAGATAAGATTTTTAAGAATAATCCGATTGATGATGATACCCAGATTTCTTACGGAAAGGCCTTTAAAATTGGGTGTTTTCAGGTACTGAGTATTATTTTTCCGGGATTGTCAAGAAGTGCGGCAACAATTATTGGTGGATTGACACAAAAGCTTTCAAGAAAAGAAGCTGCCGAATTTTCTTTCTTTTTAGCTGTCCCTACAATGATAGCGGCAAGTGCAAAAAGTTTTTATGATGCCTGTAAAGACAACTTTATGTCATTGCATAATATAACAGATGAAAATACAAAAGTTCATTTGTCAGATGTGTTTTCCGGAGATAATATCAATACTTTTTTAGCGGGAAATAATGGATTATATCTTGCCGTAGGCTGTATTGTTGCGTTTATTGTAGCAATGTTTGCAGTTAAATTTTTTATTGATTTTCTTAATAAGCATGGTTTTAAATATTTCGGGATTTATAGAATTATCGTAGGCTGCTTTATTTTGTTCTTATTGATAAAAGGAAAATAATGACCGCAGAAGACTTACAATCAGGACATATATTTTTATTGGACAAACCTCTGGATTGGACCTCTTTTCAGGCAGTCAATAAAATGAAATACAAACTCAAAAGAGAGTTTAATCTTCCTAAAAAATTCAAAATCGGCCATGCCGGAACATTAGATCCCAGAGCAACGGGACTTTTAATTGTCTGCTGTGGCAAATTCACCAAAAAAATTCCTGAAATTCAGGATGCCCCGAAAGAATACTGGACCGAGATAAAAATCGGAGTGCAGACAGAATCTTATGATACCGAGAAACCTGAGATCCTTCATCAGGATTTTTCGCATATTACAGAAGAGCATATTACAGCTGCTTTGGAAAAATTTGTCGGGGAAATCGAACAAAAACCCCCTGTATTTTCAGCCATAAAAATTGATGGGCAAAGAGCCTATAATTTGGCAAGAGCAGGAGAGGAGGTTGAAATGAAATCAAGAAAAACAACGATCTTTTATATTGAGGATATTAAAATTGATTTGCCTCTTGTAAGCTTTACGGTAGGCTGCTCAAAGGGAACCTATATCAGAAGTTTGGCTCACGATATTGGTCAGGAATTGAGAGTGGGGGCTTATTTAACACAACTGAGAAGAACAAAAATCGGAGACTATAAAATTGAAGATGCTACATCCGATTTTTTAGAAAATACCTTTAGATTTAATCATTCATGATGAAAAAATTACTTTTATTAGCCACTTTATGTGGTTCTTTATTATCCTTTTCGCAAAATACAGAGACTAAAAAACAGACTATGGGATTTTATTTTAATCCTTCTGTTAATTTAGGTTATAATATATTTAAAGAAAAAGAAGTTCCTAATAACACTCAATATATAGTTCCAAAAGCACCTAATAAAATCAGCTACGGAATTACGGCAGTTGGTGGTTATAATTTTCTTCCTAACTTTGCATTGGGAATGGGGCTTAAGTATAGCTTTATACAAGACAACTATCATTTGATGTATGTCATGGTTCAGCCGAAGATTATCTTTACTCCAGGTGATCAACCGTTCTACATAGATCTTAATTATGGAAAACAGATCAATAATTCAATAGTTTCAGATTCTGAATTTTGGGGTGTGAGATTAGGAATGCAAGTTTCCTATTCAAAAAGACTCAGTCAGGAAGGCGGAATTATTCTGGAGGGATATAAACTTGGGAATTCACATAAAAATCCGTTCATTATCGGATTGAGCTACGGAATTACCATTTTCAGCAACAAAAATTATACAGGTTACGGAGAAGATTAATGGAAAAAACGCGTATCAATAAATATTTGTCAGAAGTGGGATACTGCTCCAGAAGAGCAGCAGACAAACTTTTGGAAGAAGGACGAATTAAGATCAATGGCAAAATTCCTGAATTGGGAACAAAAGTTTCCGATGAAGATCTGGTAGAAGTGGATGGAAAACCTATCCGTGAGCAAGAGGATAAACCGGTTTATATCGCTTTTAACAAACCTGTCGGAATTGTCTGTACCACAGATACGAAACGCGAAAAAAACAATATTGTTGATTATATTAATTATCCGAAGAGAATTTTCCCAATCGGAAGGTTGGATAAACCCAGTGAAGGTCTTATTCTGTTGACGAGTGACGGTGATATTGTCAATAAAATTCTCAGAGCAAGAAATAACCACGAAAAAGAATATCTGGTAAGAGTAGACAAGCCGATCACTCCAAGATTCCTGGAAAAAATGCGAAATGGAGTTCCTATTTTAGATACCGTAACCAAGAAATGTGAAGTTGAGAAAATAGACGATATGAATTTCAGAATTGTCCTTACACAAGGTCTGAACCGTCAAATCCGCAGAATGTGCGAATTTTTAGGCTATGAAGTAAAAAAACTGAAACGAATTCGCATCATGAACATCAAATTAGATCTCCCGATCGGTAAATGGAGAGATTTAACGGACGAAGAATTGGCAACTTTGAATAAATTAATGGAAGGTTCAAGCAAAACTTTTGACTAATTTGTTTTTAATTTAAAAGTCTATTGAGATGCTTCGACAGGCTCAGCATGACATTTCTCTAATACTAATTTTTTTTATTAGAAGTCGTTTTTTAGCGATGTCATGCTGAGCCTGTCGAAGCATCTTAGCATAATTTCATCACTTCAAATACAATCTCATTCTTGTCTCATATTCAGGTTTTAGTTTTAAATATTTCCAGATTTTTCTGTCATCAGGATTACTGATTCTGTAATAAATGATCTTGTCCGCAGAATATTTAAAATAGGGATGTTCTTTCAGCCATTCTTCCGGAGCTTCAACCAGTGTATATTTCTGCACGGTTGTAGTATTGAGCTGGGCTATAGAAAGCAGTTTCTGCATTAATTCGACATTAATATTATAAGTGGACAGAATTTGCTCTTTATTGACAAATCCTCCCAGTTTTTTTCTAAAACCTATCATAGAACCGGCTGCTTTCTCATCAAAACCAAATTCAATGAGCTGCTTAAAAGTGATCGTATTTAAATCTACTTTAGAAAAATCAGTTTTTTCCTGCTGCTTTATCTTGGGTTTTGGGTTTTCATTTTGACTTATAATTGTTGCTGAATTTAATTTGATAAATGGCTTCATTTCCTCAAACTTTTCATTAGAAATCACAAAACACTTCTGAATATCTTCTAAACTTTTAAAGCTTCCTTTGAGGTTCCGGTCACGATAATTAACAATAGTTTGTGCCTGATTATCAGAAAAACCAAAAGATTTCCAGCCTTCAAGAGTCAATATATTCGGATCAAAAGATTGATACCGGATTTTTGCTGTTTCAGGTTTAAAGCTTTTGGAATAATGAGTGAAATTTGTCGGAGTCTTTTCCGGAAGAATTAAGTAAGGACTCATTTTCTGAAAGTTTTCTTCACTGATGATAAAACATTCTTTAAACTTTTCCTTGCTTACAAAGCTACCTCCAAGATAATTTTTATACTTCAAAATAGCATCGGCCTGCCTTTCGCTGAATCCCATTTTTACCCAGTCATCAGCAGAATAATGATCGGGATTAAACTTTCCGTAAATCGTTACAGATTTTTTTTCGGAGCTTTTGAAATTCCCGGTTTTTGCCTCTTTATTATTTTCAGGTAATAGAATATAGGATTCCAGTTCCGAATATTTTTCCGTGGAGACAGCAAAACATTTTCTGAACTGCTCCTTGGA is a window of Candidatus Chryseobacterium colombiense DNA encoding:
- the truB gene encoding tRNA pseudouridine(55) synthase TruB, translated to MTAEDLQSGHIFLLDKPLDWTSFQAVNKMKYKLKREFNLPKKFKIGHAGTLDPRATGLLIVCCGKFTKKIPEIQDAPKEYWTEIKIGVQTESYDTEKPEILHQDFSHITEEHITAALEKFVGEIEQKPPVFSAIKIDGQRAYNLARAGEEVEMKSRKTTIFYIEDIKIDLPLVSFTVGCSKGTYIRSLAHDIGQELRVGAYLTQLRRTKIGDYKIEDATSDFLENTFRFNHS
- a CDS encoding helix-hairpin-helix domain-containing protein codes for the protein MMKKNYYAKIAGLGIFLLFLVAFQNYSKAGNENFPEVKFISETHPVLNLTDFNPNTLDEKQWQHLGFSKKQIATILNYKKIVGGRFISKEQFRKCFAVSTEKYSELESYILLPENNKEAKTGNFKSSEKKSVTIYGKFNPDHYSADDWVKMGFSERQADAILKYKNYLGGSFVSKEKFKECFIISEENFQKMSPYLILPEKTPTNFTHYSKSFKPETAKIRYQSFDPNILTLEGWKSFGFSDNQAQTIVNYRDRNLKGSFKSLEDIQKCFVISNEKFEEMKPFIKLNSATIISQNENPKPKIKQQEKTDFSKVDLNTITFKQLIEFGFDEKAAGSMIGFRKKLGGFVNKEQILSTYNINVELMQKLLSIAQLNTTTVQKYTLVEAPEEWLKEHPYFKYSADKIIYYRISNPDDRKIWKYLKLKPEYETRMRLYLK
- a CDS encoding DUF3098 domain-containing protein, encoding MSNKTNKFSAADFGKETETSKENTFYFGKENFKWMLIGLACIVVGFLLMMGPDANTVDGKFDPNSWNDGIFSIRRIRIAPMLVVIGFAIEVYAILKKK
- the rluF gene encoding 23S rRNA pseudouridine(2604) synthase RluF; the protein is MEKTRINKYLSEVGYCSRRAADKLLEEGRIKINGKIPELGTKVSDEDLVEVDGKPIREQEDKPVYIAFNKPVGIVCTTDTKREKNNIVDYINYPKRIFPIGRLDKPSEGLILLTSDGDIVNKILRARNNHEKEYLVRVDKPITPRFLEKMRNGVPILDTVTKKCEVEKIDDMNFRIVLTQGLNRQIRRMCEFLGYEVKKLKRIRIMNIKLDLPIGKWRDLTDEELATLNKLMEGSSKTFD
- a CDS encoding undecaprenyl-diphosphate phosphatase; protein product: MDLIHTIILAIVEGLTEFLPISSTAHMKIVDFLTNAKEDSFRNMFEVVIQLAAILAVVVLYWKKFFNFKNIHFYLMLLVAVIPALVFGALLKKHIDAALENMWVIATVMILGGFVLVFIDKIFKNNPIDDDTQISYGKAFKIGCFQVLSIIFPGLSRSAATIIGGLTQKLSRKEAAEFSFFLAVPTMIAASAKSFYDACKDNFMSLHNITDENTKVHLSDVFSGDNINTFLAGNNGLYLAVGCIVAFIVAMFAVKFFIDFLNKHGFKYFGIYRIIVGCFILFLLIKGK